DNA sequence from the Candidatus Omnitrophota bacterium genome:
TTCGCGCCCTCCCTCGCGAGGACGAACGCTATCGCCTTCGCCGCCCCGCCTGCGCCGAAGAGCAAAACCGATTTGCCTTTGGGATTTGCCTTCAGGTCGTTTTTCAGCGAACGGATGAACCCCTCCCCGTCCGTGTTATAGGCCCTGGCCTTACCCTTCCTGAAGACTATCGTGTTCGCGGCGCCGATCCCCTTCACCTCAGGCGAAAGCTCGTCTACAAGCGGCAAGACCGCTTGTTTATGCGGTATCGTAACGTTGATACCCGAGACCCCAAGCGCCTTCAGGCTGCGGAACGCGGACTTAAGCGCGCGCGGCGGGACCTCGAACGGGATGTATACGGCATCTATCCCCAGAGAAGCGAATGCCGCATTTTGAAAATGCGGCGATAGTGTGTGCTTGACCGGGAACCCTATTATCCCGAAGACCTCGGTCTTTCCGCTTAATTTTTTAGATCTCAATTTTCAATCTCTTGTTTTCCTTATGCAGCAATTTGTTCACCGCGTTGAGGTACGCCTTCGCGCTCGCCTCGATGACATCCGTGGAAGCCGATTTGCCTATAGCCTCCTTATCCTTCGAGCGCACGCGCACCGTGACCTCGCCCAACGCGTCCTTGCCCTTGGTCACCGCCTGTATCGAATAATCCATCATCTCGCCTTTAGTCTTGGTTATCTTGTCTATCGCCTTGCAGCAGGCGTCGACAGGGCCGTCGCCCCCGGCCTCGGCGGTCTTTATGCCGGCCTTCGAGCGGAGTCTCACTTCGGCGACAGGGGCGACATCCGTCCCCGCGGTCGTATGGAAAGAGACCAATTTCCATGTCTCGCTGACCCCGCCGGTCCCCTCTTCAACAAGGGTCTCGAGGTCCTCGTCATAGATGGACTTCTTTTTATCGGCCAATACCTTGAAACGCCCGAACGCCTTCTCGATCTCAGTTTCGCTCAAAGAATATCCGAGCTTCTTTATCTTATCCATAAAAGCGTGGCGGCCCGAATGCTTTCCCAATACGAGGCTCGAGGCGCTCAACCCTATCTCCTGCGGGCTCATTATCTCGTAGGTCGTGCGCTTTTTTAATATGCCGTCCTGGTGTATGCCGGACTCGTGCGCGAACGCGTTCTGCCCGACTATCGCCTTGTTCGGCTGGACCATGATGCCGGTCAACTTCGAAACGAGCCTGCTCGCCTTCGAGATCTCTTCCGTCACTATGCCGGTAGAGAAGTTTTCGAAGAAATCGTTCCTGGTCTTTATGACCATGACGATCTCCTCCATCGACGCGTTGCCTGCGCGCTCCCCGATGCCGTTTATCGTGCACTCGACCTGCCGCGCGCCGTTCTTTACCG
Encoded proteins:
- a CDS encoding shikimate dehydrogenase; the protein is MRSKKLSGKTEVFGIIGFPVKHTLSPHFQNAAFASLGIDAVYIPFEVPPRALKSAFRSLKALGVSGINVTIPHKQAVLPLVDELSPEVKGIGAANTIVFRKGKARAYNTDGEGFIRSLKNDLKANPKGKSVLLFGAGGAAKAIAFVLAREGAKSVTFVDQIEKRAKDLAAKTKKDFPRCGTKHIPFLRSRIDEEVLGSDLLVNASPVGMHKGDPCIVDPKALHKDLAVYDIVYNPPATPLLKEAKKRGIKASNGLGMLLYQGVLSFEHFTGKKAPVAVMRAALKKAIRK
- a CDS encoding 2-isopropylmalate synthase, producing the protein MEKIIIFDTTLRDGEQCPGASLEDHEKLEVARQLVRLNVDVIEAGFPVSSPGDFAAVKSIAEKIKGPVICGLARCMKKDIEAAGAAIKPAKKKRIHVFLATSKIHMKYKLRKAEDEIVKLAVEGVKYARNFTDDVEFSPEDASRSEKDFLYRVIERVIIAGATTINVPDTVGYAIPDEFGALIRDIKNHVPNIGRAVISVHCHNDLGLAVANSIAAVKNGARQVECTINGIGERAGNASMEEIVMVIKTRNDFFENFSTGIVTEEISKASRLVSKLTGIMVQPNKAIVGQNAFAHESGIHQDGILKKRTTYEIMSPQEIGLSASSLVLGKHSGRHAFMDKIKKLGYSLSETEIEKAFGRFKVLADKKKSIYDEDLETLVEEGTGGVSETWKLVSFHTTAGTDVAPVAEVRLRSKAGIKTAEAGGDGPVDACCKAIDKITKTKGEMMDYSIQAVTKGKDALGEVTVRVRSKDKEAIGKSASTDVIEASAKAYLNAVNKLLHKENKRLKIEI